The following are encoded in a window of Vespula vulgaris chromosome 8, iyVesVulg1.1, whole genome shotgun sequence genomic DNA:
- the LOC127065597 gene encoding uncharacterized protein LOC127065597 isoform X5 translates to MEEEIERQLDAKAAKTNLTATNVKNILKRVITNNEQVMAVVQKRLHDTEEDIIFEPKLTRAKAKELGAVEQVNVLWNTRPVKKPPLQVLIDEEFPEDSSDEEYKPEQDKQSDDDREIEISISGDIESQLPIPVHQFDSALQKKPKSPNIQYDPEGIFKIPCLPHVPTEEESIGHRTRSKLCLSETPLEQIEQAFVPPDITTDMYDSDCDEDWGNFLKEFTQPLEQEHTAEDDPEADPEYNILEDEETDLLDKEELRADKDVEITFKELIDLFEFTDTFIKQEEQEVSKKKKLSDNLNTSVEKNTLNCSELSMLVNFEQRHLLTIQLQQHVQLMVQHFAMTYMHPDLHILSKTCKQNLNSIRYLSNGPNSAFNVGNISDALKLVSDWENKFLEPKFHEEFKKHIEDENTIKTMRLKNRWEYIPQFYPDLIKLFVESKALIYPQLLPDIPFKSELTKYTKSPFLKPEENLIALGLEQFFPFVASQKTKFKSKKFQLFDVAQLIAEYLLPVRESKKIFFYVRKQRSAKDFNPIKHYFDKGTAPRIIHYITLEYDHKAPIHQPIHLLPAKWQNYLTNTKPKMDILKRKHILNSYNDTSKIENLINDKFNLHPYVSKHHPLRNPIVNVLPKILPNPKLLSNNITTKSVQGKTNIQTTRSQQSCDIGNIRKVLSKSTENTDKHAIANKEDKQNESINSSNVEIKDTKITKKSNEALLQSPQIRKTTPRLAKTKSAQNMKLMVQGLGSKNISNCSNTKSRGKGELEKNSECSPDSSKVDNEDEIAELMLASTTIKKDNRKKAKQARELENIKRLLEAENLLNEGEREEKFAASYLQKLHLTLESNNPDILKIVIKLILDYNDKIENLNQLEHEISFSKKYESSEMQEVIQKNTITRDTLAIELYQNIYDKLRNFPELCSDLLLFLKPHQAALIGKSVEYIMLQKMSEFLNVIQVYFTKQPSRLAKIMQAITQLSSDPHVTLENVHNIMTPLLKAHPLVMDLFLQILPNGKPPESLFTVDTFENLTCPLGPHDKNKVYTDDAPELYENIELPMSVSQEDPYGGDNCKCDCHNADGSSNRNTNEHCISCGTKFLNGRIYLQTSEGLRPAKITFPGADKEKLENIARVSLKVADKFTPPIASKQRRKSSKTDIGDDSCQKQCLPKNSPLKENEDNEKIISRSKRGTKSPPKSGEPKKSLKKVTFTDEAISSKKAHSPQSINKREKKIERKTRLEQSTYDNSCSESDYPSKCVVIENTFEKDISPKDKMFINKNMEHDMKNNIMAPNPEKDRDIINSSTSLEKMDISNDCDSDTNSEMEFIIDKPWTRQEDMILLLSIKEEYSENTFLKVSQELEDRTIEQVKERCKTLLSLLEQML, encoded by the exons ATGGAAGAAGAGATTGAGAGGCAACTTGATGCTAAAGCAGCTAAAACTAATCTAACTGCTacgaatgtaaaaaatatattaaaacgtgTTATTACAAACAATGAACAAGTAATGGCTGTGGTACAAAAACGTTTACATGATACAGAAGAAGATATCATTTTTGAACCTAAACTCACAAGAGCTAAAGCAAA aGAATTAGGTGCCGTAGAACAAGTTAATGTGTTGTGGAATACTAGACCAGTTAAGAAACCACCGTTACAAGTATTAATAGACGAAGAATTCCCAGAAGACTCTTCTGATGAAGAATATAAGCCAGAGCAAGATAAACAAAGTGATgacgatagagaaatagaaatttctaTTAGTGGCGATATAGAGTCACAACTACCTATCCCAGTACATCAGTTTGATTCAGCTTTACAAAAAAAACCTAAATCACCTAATATTCAATATGATCCAGaaggaatttttaaaattccttg CTTACCTCATGTACcaacagaagaagaaagtattgGTCATAGAACACGTTCTAAACTTTGCTTAAGTGAAACACCATTAGAACAAATTGAACAGGCATTTGTGCCCCCTGATATTACGACAGATATGTATGATTCTGATTGTGACGAAGATTGGGgtaattttttgaaagaatttaCACAACCTTTAGAACAAGAGCACACTGCAGAAGATGATCCAGAAGCTGATCCTGAATATAACATTTTGGAAGATGAAGAAACAGATTTAT TggataaagaagaattaagGGCCGACAAAGATGTCGAAATTACTTTTAAGGAGTTAATTGATTTGTTTGAGTTTACAGATACATTTATcaaacaagaagaacaagaagtatctaaaaaaaagaaactttcagATAATTTAAATACATCTGTTGAAAAGAACACACtg AATTGTTCTGAACTTTCAATGTTAGTAAACTTTGAGCAGCGCCATTTACTAACTATTCAATTACAACAACATGTTCAACTAATGGTACAACATTTTGCTATGACATACATGCATCCAGATTTACATATCCTCTCAAAAACgtgtaaacaaaatttaaatagCATAAG atATTTAAGTAATGGGCCAAATTCTGCATTCAATGTAGGAAATATATCTGATGCATTAAAATTAGTTTCTGATtgggaaaataaatttttggaGCCAAAGTTTCATGAAGAATTCAAAAAACATATAGAAGATGAAAATACTATAAAAACAATGCGTCTTAAGAATAGATGGGAATATATACCTCAATTTTATCCcgatctaataaaattatttgttgaAAGCAAAGCTTTGATATATCCACAACTTCTACCAGATATACCTTTCAAAAGTGAATTAACTAAATACACAAAGTCACCATTTTTAAAACCTGAAGAAAA tttaatTGCATTAGGCCTTGAGCAATTCTTCCCATTTGTGGCATCTCAAAAGACGaaatttaaaagtaaaaagttcCAATTATTTGATGTAGCTCAATTAATTGCTGAATATTTACTACCTGTtagagaatcaaaaaaaatatttttctatgttcGAAAACAACGTTCTGCCAAAGATTTCAATCCAATTAAG CATTATTTTGACAAGGGTACAGCTCCTAGAATAATACATTACATAACATTAGAATATGATCATAAAGCACCAATACATCAGCCAATACATCTTTTACCTGCAAAATGGCAAAATTATCTTACTAAT acTAAACCAAAAATGGATATATTAAAACGTAAACATATTCTGAATTCATACAATGATACATCTAAGATAGAAAACCTAATAAATGATAAGTTCAATCTACATCCTTATGTTTCAAAACATCATCCACTACGAAATCCAATTGTAAATGTTCTGCCTAAAATACTGCCAAACCCGAaacttttatcaaataatataacaacaaAAAGTGTTCAAGGAAAAACTAATATTCAAACTACTAGATCACAACAATCATGTGATATTGGTAATATTAGAAAAGTGTTAAGTAAAAGTACTGAAAATACGGACAAACATGCAATAGCAAATAAGgaagataaacaaaatgaatcaattaattcatcaaatgtagaaataaaagatacaaaaataacaaaaaagtcAAATGAAGCATTATTGCAATCTCCACAAATACGAAAAACAACTCCACGTTTGGCAAAAACAAAGAGTGcacaaaatatgaaattaatggTTCAAGGTTTaggatcaaaaaatatatctaattgcAGTAATACAAAGTCTAGAGGAAAGGGAGaactagaaaaaaattcgGAGTGTTCTCCTGATTCATCAAAAGTT GACAATGAGGATGAAATTGCAGAACTTATGTTAGCAAGCACtactattaaaaaagataatagaaagaagGCTAAGCAGGCTagagaattagaaaatataaagagactATTGGAAGCTGAAAATCTTTTgaatgaaggagaaagagaagaaa AATTTGCAGCATCATATCTTCAGAAATTACACTTGACATTGGAATCTAATAATccagatattttaaaaattgtaattaaattaattttagattACAATGACAAAATTGAGAATCTTAATCAATTGGAacatgaaatatctttttctaaaaaatatgaatCCTCTGAGATGCAAGAAGTGATACAAAAAAACACGATAACTAGAGATACATTAGCTATAGAATTATATCAAAACATCTACGATAAATTACGAAATTTTCCAGAATTGTGTTCAGActtgttgttatttttaaagcCACATCAAGCTGCATTAATAGGTAAATCTGtagaatatataatgttaCAAAAAATGAGTGAATTTTTAAACGTCATACAAGTCTATTTTACTAAGCAACCATCTCGGCTTGCAAAAATAATGCAGGCAATTACACAACTTTCATCTGATCCTCATGTAACATTAGAAAATGTTCACAATATTATGACTCCTCTACTCAAGGCACATCCTTTAGTTATGGatctatttttacaaatattacctAATGGTAAACCTCCAGAAAG tttatttACAGTAGAtacgtttgaaaatttaacTTGTCCATTGGGTCCTCATGATAAAAATAAGGTATATACAGATGATGCACCAGAGTTATATGAGAATATAGAATTACCAATGTCAGTTTCCCAAGAAGATCCTTATGGTGGAGATAATTGTAAATGTGATTGTCATAATGCAGATGGTTCAAGTAACAGAAATACTAATGAACATTGTATATCTTGTGGAACTAag ttTCTGAATGGAAGAATATATCTTCAAACTTCCGAAGGCTTACGTCCTGCAAAAATAACATTCCCAGGagctgataaagaaaaattagaaaatattgcaAGGGTGTCTTTAAAAGTTGCTGATAAATTTACCCCACCTATTGCATCTAAACAACGTCGAAAATCTTCAAAAACTGATATTGGTGACGATTCATGTCAAAAACAATGTCTTCCCAAGAATTCacctttaaaagaaaatgaagataacGAAAAAATCATATCAAGATCTAAAAGAGGTACAAAATCACCACCCAAATCGGGAGAAccaaaaaaatcattgaaaaaagtAACATTCACTGATGAAGCGATATCTAGTAAGAAGGCACACTCTCCACAATCTATAAATAAacgtgaaaaaaagatagaacgaaAGACGCGGTTGGAACAAAGTACTTATGATAATTCATGTTCAGAAAGTGACTATCCTTCGAAATGCGTTGTAATTGAAAATAcatttgaaaaagatatatctcCAAAggataaaatgtttataaacaaGAACATGGAACATGATATGA aaaataatattatggcGCCTAATccagaaaaagatagagatataataaatagtagtACAAGTTTAGAAAAAATGGATATTTCAAATGATTGTGATTCTGATACAAATTCTGAAAtggaatttattatcgataagcCGTGGACACGACAAGAGGATatgattcttcttttaagTATTAAGGAGGAGTATTcagaaaatacatttttgaaGGTTAGCCAAGAATTGGAAGATCGTACCATTGAACAg gtCAAGGAAAGATGCAAAACATTACTTTCTTTGTTAGAGcaaatgttataa